The genomic window GTACGTCTATGATACAATATGATCCCCAAATTATCAAACGTTCCAGAACGAAATATGATTAAATAAGCTCGTTGATTATCTAAGCTAACTATGACGGGCAAGCgattagataaaataattttgaaagatataaaaggACTAAGGGTCGAGCTGGAATTAGAAACATTTTAGTCGTTactttatatcttttattagttatcattttatactatataagAAGAGAGCAACAAAATCATACATTTTCATAAGAGTCTTATAGTCTTCTCGTCAGAAAATCAAGATTCAAAACTATATCCaaatcatattttacatGGAATTTTAAGATTGCTCGTATGGCGCAGTGGTAGCGCAGCAGATTGCAAATCTGTTGGTCCTTAGTTCGATCCTGAGTGCGAgctttttttccaaaacaTTTTATCTTAGCATCAACATCTTTCCCCTCttgtataataatttttttaagaCATTTCTTctcatatatataaacaatCCTATTACTACAATACCTTTTAGCCTACCTACATTGCAATTAATTGTGATTCTATTCTGTCCATTTACAAATTTTCTTATCCAACACTACCAAAACAAAGGGCTATTAGCCGCCCAGCTCAAACGGAATTTAACGTCTCGGCGTCTCacaaaaaaatttcccCTTTTGAGCGATGACTTTTCCGACCAGATAAGAGATTTCCTTATCAATTCTTGCGAATATTGATAAACATTTCTCGACCAAATGGTAAACCACAGATTAGCTCGATAAGATTATACAACTTAAGTAACAGCGACAATTGCTTTTTCCCTATACTGATTCTGCTCCGTTTATCTTTGGACAAAAGCTATTTACATTAAGGTTCACTGCTAATATGCGTACATACTGTACCTGTTATGTTTTCGTTATCCTACCGTCGCACTTCCATAACAAATCGATGATAAACTTGACATAATACGTCCAAATCTACTACTTGAGGGTATGACTCGAGAAGCTAAGTTGTTAAACACAAGATTTTAGTTGCTATCACTTATGTTAATCATGTCTTTCgagttatatatattgacCATCGACGTGCATGTCAAAAGGTTGACGTGAAGCTTTCTATTCTCATCGTCACCAAAGTAAACACTTCTTGTATTACATTATAAGGAACTACtttgaaataatatattaagaTACTTATCataaaattaataacaatctgattgaaaaaaaaatgactAATCAGCAATCTACAAATTACTTAGGTTGGTCAATTGAAGGCTGGATAACTTTCCATAAGAAATCAACACCAACAGAATCTTATAATTTactaatttctttaatcaaTTCGCAATTTGTTGCACCAACTGATCCAGCATGGGTTTCCGTTTGTTCCATTGAAAACTTCAATCACCAATGGCAAATCTTAcaaacaaaatcaaataaagaattacTACCTCTTTATGGTGTCCCCATCGCcattaaagataatattgatgCTAAAGGCATCCCAACAACTGCAGCTTGTCCATCTTTCTCATATAATCCTGAAAGAGACTCTAAAGttgtatcattattaagaGATGCCGGTGCAATCATTATTGGTAAGACTAACTTGGACCAATTTGCAACAGGTTTGGTCGGTACAAGATCACCATACGGTAAAACTCCATGTGTATTCAATAAAGATTATGTTTCCGGGGGCTCATCTGCAGGGAGTGCCAGTGTCGTTGCAAGAGGTATTGTTCCCATTGCCTTAGGTACCGATACAGCCGGTTCAGGAAGGGTTCCTGCTGCattaaacaatttaatTGGATTAAAACCAACAAGGGGCGTACTCTCGTGTCAAGGTGTTGTCCCAGCTTGTAAATCATTAGATTGTGTTTCCATTTTTGCATTGAATTTAAGTGACGCTGAAAGGtgtttcaaaatcttaTGTCAATTTGATGgagataatgatgaatattcAAGGTTATATCCTTCAAATCCGCTACAAAAATTTCCCAAGAATTTAACTATTGCTATTCCAAAAACTGTACCATGGTATggtgaaattgaaaatccaAAACTATATTCAAATGCAATCGCGAGCTTGAAAGAAACGGGAGCTAATGTTGTTACTATTGACTTCGAACCATTATTGGAACTAGCTAAGTGTCTATATGAAGGTCCGTGGGTGGCAGAACGTTATAATGCTATTAGAGACTTCTTGGCAACAAATCCACCAAATGATACCTTAGATCCAATTGTAATGTCCATTATAAAAGGCGCCACTTCCTTTGATGCAGCTGATGCCTTCAAATTCGAATACAAAAGGCAAggaattcttcaaaaagTTAACAAACTGCTCAAAGATATTGATGTGTTATGTGTTCCAACTTGTCCACTTAACCCAACTTTTGAAGAAGTTACAAATGAACCAATTTTAATCAACTCAAGGCAAGGTACATGGACCAATTTTGTCAACCTGGCTGATATGGCAGCCTTAGCAATTCCAACTGGTTTTAGAAACGATGGCCTTCCTAATGGTATTACATTAATTGGTAGAAAGTTTACTGATTATGCATTATTGGATTTAGCAAAACGTTTCTTCAAAGTTACATATCCAAACGGTTCAAGATCATTTGGTATCTTCAAAGATTATAAAGTTGACACGAAAGATGATAATCTTGTTGGTCcagatttttcaattgctgattcaattaaattGGCTGTGGTAGGTGCTCATTTGAAAGGTTTACCATTACATTGGCAATTAGAAAGAGTTAATGCTGTCTATTTATCATCCCCAAAAACATCCAGAAATTATGTACTTTATGCTCTACCTAAAGTGGGTCCAATCTTAAAGCCAGCTTTAAGAAGAGTTGATTTTTCGAAAGGTtctcaaattcaattagaACTTTATAGTGTTCCCAAGGAGAATTTTGGTACTTTCATTTCTATGGTCCCTGAACCATTAGGTATCGGTTCTGTTGAATTAGAGAATGGAGAATGGGTAAAATCGTTCATTTGTGAAGAAAGTGGATATAAACAAAAGGGTTCTGTTGATATAACATCATATGGAAGTTTTAAGACATACGTGgaatcattgaaatcaaCGGAATCATCCAACAAAAAATGTTTTGATACAGTTTTAGTTGCTAATAGGGGTGAAATTGCTGTTAGGATTATGAAaactttaaagaaaatgaaaattaaGTCAGTTGCTGTTTACTCTGATCTAGACAAATATTCTCAACATGTTACGGATAGCGATGATGCTGTTCCTCTACATGGATCAACCGCTGCTGAAACATATCTGAATATagataaaattatcaatgCTGCCAAAGTCAGTGGTGCCCAAGCCATTATTCCAGGTTATGGCTTCTTATCAGAAAATGCAGATTTCTCAGATCGATGTGCAGAAGAAGGTATTATATTTGTTGGCCCTTCTGGCGAAATAATTAGAAACTTGGGTCTCAAACATTCCGCTAGAAATATCGCAGAAGCCGCTCATGTCCCATTGGTTCCAGGTTCGTCTTTGATTAAAAGTGCTACTGAAGCTAAAGAAGTTGCTGCTGCTTTGGAATATCCAGTAATGGTCAAATCAACAGcaggtggtggtggtatTGGTTTACAAAAAGTGGATAATGAAGCCGATATCGAACGTGTATTCGAAACGGTCCAACATCAGGGAAAGTCATTCTTTGGAGATTCTGGTGTCTTTTTGGAGCgttttattgaaaatgctAGGCATGTTGAGGTTCAATTGATGGGTGATGGCTATGGTAATGCTATCGCTTTAGGTGACCGTGATTGTTCGTTGCAACGTCGTAATCAAAAAGTTATAGAAGAAACTCCTGCTCCAAACCTTCCAGATGGAACAAAGTTTAAATTACGAGAAGCTGCAGAAAATCTTGGGAAACTATTAAAGTATAAAGGTGCAGGTACCGTTGAATTTATATATGATGAAAGGCGTAATGAGTTTTATTTCTTAGAGGTAAATACAAGATTACAAGTTGAACATCCTATTACAGAAATGGTTACTGGTTTAGATTTGGTCGAATGGATGATAAGAATTGCCGCTGATGATCCACCAGATTTTGCTTCTACTAATATCACTGTTACTGGCGCTTCTATTGAAGCTCGTTTATATGCTGAGAATCCTGTCAAAGGCTTTAAACCATCTCCAGGTCAATTGACTGATGTTTCGTTTCCAGAATGGGCGAGAGTTGACACTTGGGTTACTGCTGGTACTGTGGTTTCTGCTGAATATGATCCTACATTAGCTAAATTGATTGTACATGGTAAAGATAGAAATGATGCTATATCGAAATTAATTCAAGCCCTTGATGAAACAAAACTTTATGGTTGTGTTACgaatattgattatttaaaatctATTGTTTCATCAGATATGTTCAAAGAGGCAAGAGTGTCAACCaatgttttgaatttttacGACTATGCTCCATCTGCTATTGAGATTACTTCACCTGGTGCTCATACTTCTGTTCAAGATTATCCTGGTAGAACCGGTTATTGGTCAATTGGTGTTCCTCCTTCTGGTCCAATGGATGCATATTCCTTCCAATTGGCTAATCGTATTGTCGGTAATGATTCCGAGGCAGCTGCCTTAGAAATTACATTGACTGGGCCAACCGTTATCTTCCATACACAAACTGTGATTTCTATTACTGGTGGGATATGTCCCTGCATGGTGAATGATGAACCAATTGAACAAAACAAACcgatttcaatttctaaAGGTGACGAACTTTCTATTGGTAGATTGATAACAGGATGTAGAGCTTATCTGGCTATCAGAGGTGGGTTAGATATTCCAGAATACTTGGGTTCCAGATCTACATTCACATTAGGAACCATTGGAGGCTATAATGGTAGAGTATTAAAACTTGGTGATGTATTGTTCATAAATCAATTCGATTCAGCATCCTCTTCTCAGGTTTCTAAATATCATCCCCAATCAGTTCCATCTTCTTTGATACCTTCTATTTCGAACGATAAAGAATGGTTAATTGGTGTGATGTGTGGTCCACATGGTTCTCCAGATTTCTTTACTTCGGAGTATGCTGAtgaattcttcaatgaGAAATGGAAGAttcattataattcaaatagATTTGGTGTCAGATTGATTGGTCCACGCCCAAAATGGGCAAGAAAGGATGGTGGTGAAGGTGGTTTGCATCCTTCCAATGCCCACGATTATGTTTATTCATTAGGAGCTATTAACTTTACAGGAGATGAACCTGTCATTGTTACATGTGATGGCCCTTCATTAGGAGGGTTTGTTTGTCATGGTGTTGTTCCTGAAGCAGAACTATGGAAAGTAGGCCAAGTTAAGCCCGGTGATACTGTCCaatttattccaatttcttATCAGGTCGCTAgagaattgaaattgtcACAAGATTATTCTATTTCTTCCTTCGAACCAAACTCTTTGAAAAGACTTACTCTTGATATGGGGTTACTAGAGGTGCAAGATCCAGTTTTGAAACGTATTCCTCATAGATCAAATCTCTCTCCGATGGTTACATACAGGCAAGCAGGTGACCGTTATATCTTAGTTGAATATGGTGAGAACAAGATGGAGCTCGATATTTGTTACAGAATACATTGTTTGATAAAGTTGgttaaaaagaataatactATGGGTGTTGTTGAAATGTCCCAGGGTGTTAGGTCAGTCTTAGTTGAATTTGATCCATACAAGATATCTCAAGATGAATTACTGTACACATTAAATGCTTATGAACAGGAAATTTATTTTACACAAGATTGGACTGTTAAatctaatattattagattaCCTATGGCTTTTGaagattcaaaaatattatcatgCGTTAAACGTT from Naumovozyma dairenensis CBS 421 chromosome 3, complete genome includes these protein-coding regions:
- the DUR12 gene encoding bifunctional urea carboxylase/allophanate hydrolase (similar to Saccharomyces cerevisiae DUR1,2 (YBR208C); ancestral locus Anc_8.520), with the protein product MTNQQSTNYLGWSIEGWITFHKKSTPTESYNLLISLINSQFVAPTDPAWVSVCSIENFNHQWQILQTKSNKELLPLYGVPIAIKDNIDAKGIPTTAACPSFSYNPERDSKVVSLLRDAGAIIIGKTNLDQFATGLVGTRSPYGKTPCVFNKDYVSGGSSAGSASVVARGIVPIALGTDTAGSGRVPAALNNLIGLKPTRGVLSCQGVVPACKSLDCVSIFALNLSDAERCFKILCQFDGDNDEYSRLYPSNPLQKFPKNLTIAIPKTVPWYGEIENPKLYSNAIASLKETGANVVTIDFEPLLELAKCLYEGPWVAERYNAIRDFLATNPPNDTLDPIVMSIIKGATSFDAADAFKFEYKRQGILQKVNKLLKDIDVLCVPTCPLNPTFEEVTNEPILINSRQGTWTNFVNLADMAALAIPTGFRNDGLPNGITLIGRKFTDYALLDLAKRFFKVTYPNGSRSFGIFKDYKVDTKDDNLVGPDFSIADSIKLAVVGAHLKGLPLHWQLERVNAVYLSSPKTSRNYVLYALPKVGPILKPALRRVDFSKGSQIQLELYSVPKENFGTFISMVPEPLGIGSVELENGEWVKSFICEESGYKQKGSVDITSYGSFKTYVESLKSTESSNKKCFDTVLVANRGEIAVRIMKTLKKMKIKSVAVYSDLDKYSQHVTDSDDAVPLHGSTAAETYLNIDKIINAAKVSGAQAIIPGYGFLSENADFSDRCAEEGIIFVGPSGEIIRNLGLKHSARNIAEAAHVPLVPGSSLIKSATEAKEVAAALEYPVMVKSTAGGGGIGLQKVDNEADIERVFETVQHQGKSFFGDSGVFLERFIENARHVEVQLMGDGYGNAIALGDRDCSLQRRNQKVIEETPAPNLPDGTKFKLREAAENLGKLLKYKGAGTVEFIYDERRNEFYFLEVNTRLQVEHPITEMVTGLDLVEWMIRIAADDPPDFASTNITVTGASIEARLYAENPVKGFKPSPGQLTDVSFPEWARVDTWVTAGTVVSAEYDPTLAKLIVHGKDRNDAISKLIQALDETKLYGCVTNIDYLKSIVSSDMFKEARVSTNVLNFYDYAPSAIEITSPGAHTSVQDYPGRTGYWSIGVPPSGPMDAYSFQLANRIVGNDSEAAALEITLTGPTVIFHTQTVISITGGICPCMVNDEPIEQNKPISISKGDELSIGRLITGCRAYLAIRGGLDIPEYLGSRSTFTLGTIGGYNGRVLKLGDVLFINQFDSASSSQVSKYHPQSVPSSLIPSISNDKEWLIGVMCGPHGSPDFFTSEYADEFFNEKWKIHYNSNRFGVRLIGPRPKWARKDGGEGGLHPSNAHDYVYSLGAINFTGDEPVIVTCDGPSLGGFVCHGVVPEAELWKVGQVKPGDTVQFIPISYQVARELKLSQDYSISSFEPNSLKRLTLDMGLLEVQDPVLKRIPHRSNLSPMVTYRQAGDRYILVEYGENKMELDICYRIHCLIKLVKKNNTMGVVEMSQGVRSVLVEFDPYKISQDELLYTLNAYEQEIYFTQDWTVKSNIIRLPMAFEDSKILSCVKRYQESVRSSAPWLPNNVDFIADINGVSREYIHDMVYSARFMVLGLGDVFLGSPCAVPLDPRQRLLGSKYNPSRTFTERGAVGLGGMYMCIYAAASPGGYQLVGRTIPIWDKLMLSTSSANTGQPWLLNPFDQIEFYPVSEEELDNFTAACDQATFTVDIEPSIFSHKDYLRWVEDNKESIEDFTKAQSGEKANEFARLMEASNVELEKTKQCIVVEKEDYPEGSLLVYSEYSGRFWKSAVSVGDEVDVSKGLIILEAMKTEMLVPSPYKGKLLKICHKNGDMVDSGDLVAVIQPVQ